One stretch of Variovorax sp. TBS-050B DNA includes these proteins:
- the pxpB gene encoding 5-oxoprolinase subunit PxpB: MSLPRLHPLGDAALLCELPAPATLAQQQQIWALGAEVQQWPGVGEVLPGMNNLTLTFDPTVTGIDALMQRVSEAWPALSVAAVEGRTVEIPVAYGGEHGPDLADVAAHTRLTPAEVVRRHSEAEYVVYLLGFLPGFAFMGGLPPELATPRRAEPRFAVPARSVGIGGEQTGIYPLVSPGGWRLIGRTPLELFDPKAESPTLLRPGDRVRFVVESVQT, translated from the coding sequence ATGTCCCTTCCCCGTCTGCATCCGCTGGGCGACGCGGCACTGCTGTGCGAGCTGCCCGCGCCGGCCACGCTCGCGCAGCAGCAGCAGATCTGGGCGCTCGGCGCAGAGGTGCAGCAATGGCCTGGCGTGGGCGAGGTGCTGCCCGGCATGAACAACCTCACGCTGACCTTCGACCCGACCGTCACCGGCATCGATGCGCTGATGCAGCGCGTGAGCGAGGCCTGGCCCGCGCTCTCGGTGGCCGCGGTGGAAGGCAGGACGGTGGAGATCCCCGTGGCCTACGGCGGCGAGCACGGACCCGATCTGGCCGACGTCGCGGCCCACACGAGGCTCACGCCGGCCGAGGTGGTGCGCCGCCACAGCGAGGCGGAGTACGTGGTGTACCTGCTCGGCTTCCTGCCGGGCTTCGCCTTCATGGGCGGGCTGCCGCCCGAGCTCGCCACGCCGCGGCGCGCGGAACCGCGCTTCGCGGTGCCGGCGCGCTCGGTCGGCATCGGCGGCGAGCAGACGGGCATCTACCCGCTGGTGTCGCCGGGCGGATGGCGGCTGATCGGCCGCACCCCGCTCGAACTCTTCGATCCGAAGGCCGAGTCGCCCACATTGCTGCGCCCGGGCGACCGCGTGCGCTTCGTCGTCGAGAGCGTGCAGACATGA
- a CDS encoding LysR family transcriptional regulator ArgP, whose amino-acid sequence MLDYAALNALAAVVREGSFERAARALNVTPSAVSQRVKLLEERTGGALLVRGSPCVATEAGQQLCRHVERVGMLEHELREALPALGMGGDAAERVTVRVAVNADSLATWFMAAAAAFAGQEASALLDLTVDDQDHTAERLRSGAVLAAVTALAQPVAGCNSEALGTMHYVAAASPAFVERHFAKGVGARTLASAPSLVFDRKDRLQARWVRRICHRSVETPRHWLPSAQGFVEAARAGMGWGMHPLSMVADALRSGALVELVPGSMLPVPLYWQQARAAPALLERLKAAVRTAARSGAHALR is encoded by the coding sequence ATGCTCGACTATGCCGCCCTCAACGCCCTCGCCGCGGTCGTGCGCGAAGGCAGCTTCGAGCGCGCCGCACGGGCGCTCAACGTCACGCCCTCGGCCGTGTCGCAGCGCGTGAAGCTGCTCGAGGAGCGCACGGGCGGCGCGCTGCTGGTGCGCGGTTCGCCCTGCGTCGCCACGGAGGCCGGGCAGCAGCTCTGCCGGCATGTGGAACGCGTGGGCATGCTCGAGCACGAACTGCGCGAGGCGCTTCCCGCGCTCGGCATGGGCGGCGATGCGGCCGAGCGCGTCACCGTGCGCGTGGCGGTGAACGCCGACAGCCTGGCCACGTGGTTCATGGCCGCCGCCGCGGCCTTTGCGGGGCAGGAGGCCTCCGCCCTCCTCGACCTGACGGTCGACGACCAGGACCACACGGCCGAGCGCCTGCGCAGCGGCGCGGTGCTGGCCGCGGTGACCGCGCTCGCGCAACCGGTGGCGGGCTGCAACAGCGAAGCGCTGGGCACCATGCACTACGTGGCGGCCGCGAGCCCGGCCTTCGTCGAGCGCCACTTCGCCAAGGGCGTGGGCGCGCGCACGCTCGCCAGCGCGCCGAGCCTGGTGTTCGACCGCAAGGACCGGCTGCAGGCGCGCTGGGTGCGGCGCATCTGCCACCGCAGCGTGGAGACGCCGAGGCACTGGCTGCCGTCGGCGCAGGGTTTCGTCGAGGCCGCGCGCGCCGGCATGGGCTGGGGCATGCATCCGCTGAGCATGGTGGCCGATGCGCTGCGAAGCGGCGCGCTGGTGGAGCTGGTGCCGGGCTCGATGCTGCCAGTGCCGCTCTACTGGCAGCAGGCGCGCGCGGCGCCGGCACTGCTGGAGCGGCTCAAGGCCGCGGTGCGCACCGCCGCCCGCAGCGGCGCGCATGCGTTGCGCTGA
- a CDS encoding biotin-dependent carboxyltransferase family protein yields the protein MTMLVLKPGMQASVQDLGRHGHRRLGVCPGGALDALALTLANRLVGNADGAAGLEIAMGGCELRFETDTRIALTGDGFGATLDGTPVWPCWSMPVAAGQTLRLAGANPAGAGKAGLRSWLAVAGGIDVPPVLGSRSTDLKAGFGGHEGRALRKGDRLPLGAAALDAAQLARRPFGLRGPAWDDAAPHADDGAIALRVLPGPEFEQFTAASQALLWRERWRITPQSNRMGSRLAGAELQRARNIDMLSSGVIPGTIQVPPSGQPIILMGDAQTTGGYPRIGVVIRADLWKLAQAPLDGRLRLVQVDMAAALAAWAGQQRYLAQVAQGLAAAGWPRAA from the coding sequence ATGACGATGCTGGTGCTGAAGCCGGGCATGCAGGCCTCGGTGCAGGACCTCGGACGCCACGGGCATCGGCGCCTCGGCGTCTGCCCGGGCGGCGCGCTCGATGCGCTGGCCCTCACGCTGGCGAACCGGCTGGTGGGCAATGCGGACGGCGCGGCGGGCCTCGAGATCGCGATGGGCGGCTGCGAGCTGCGCTTCGAGACCGACACGCGCATCGCACTGACCGGCGACGGCTTCGGCGCCACGCTCGACGGCACGCCGGTCTGGCCCTGCTGGAGCATGCCGGTCGCCGCGGGGCAGACGCTGCGGCTCGCGGGCGCCAACCCGGCGGGCGCCGGCAAGGCGGGGCTGCGCAGCTGGCTGGCGGTGGCAGGCGGCATCGACGTGCCGCCCGTGCTCGGCTCGCGCAGCACCGACCTGAAGGCGGGTTTCGGCGGGCACGAGGGCCGGGCGCTGCGCAAGGGCGACCGGCTCCCGCTTGGCGCGGCGGCGCTCGATGCCGCGCAGCTGGCCCGGCGGCCCTTCGGCCTGCGCGGCCCGGCGTGGGACGACGCAGCGCCGCACGCCGACGACGGCGCCATCGCGCTGCGCGTGCTGCCGGGGCCGGAGTTCGAGCAGTTCACCGCGGCCTCGCAGGCGCTGCTCTGGCGCGAGCGCTGGCGCATCACGCCGCAGAGCAACCGCATGGGCAGCCGGCTCGCCGGCGCCGAACTCCAGCGCGCGCGCAACATCGACATGCTGTCGTCGGGCGTGATCCCCGGCACCATCCAGGTGCCGCCCTCGGGCCAGCCGATCATCCTGATGGGCGACGCGCAGACCACCGGCGGCTATCCGCGCATCGGCGTGGTGATCCGCGCCGACCTCTGGAAGCTCGCGCAGGCGCCGCTCGACGGCCGGCTGCGGCTGGTGCAGGTCGACATGGCCGCGGCGCTCGCAGCCTGGGCCGGGCAGCAGCGCTATCTCGCGCAGGTGGCGCAAGGCCTGGCGGCAGCGGGCTGGCCGCGGGCGGCATAG
- a CDS encoding RsmD family RNA methyltransferase, which yields MPQQKTPKAEAGRRPAASPSPRGARPHEVRIIGGEWKRTRLAVADRPGLRPTPDRVRETLFNWLASLAGAGGGELPGWHCVDAFAGTGALGLEAASRGAASVLLCEQDPALVAQLQAMKNKLSAEAVRIERGNGLSLLERTPAGSIDAVFLDPPFDDAALYEPALGAAARAAKAEGVVYLEAPQRWSAEALAALGLVEFRYLKAGAVHAHLLRHAANGAA from the coding sequence ATGCCCCAGCAGAAGACCCCCAAGGCCGAAGCCGGCCGCCGTCCCGCCGCTTCGCCCTCGCCGCGCGGCGCGCGGCCGCACGAGGTGCGCATCATCGGCGGCGAATGGAAGCGCACCCGGCTGGCGGTTGCCGACCGGCCCGGCCTGCGTCCCACGCCGGACCGCGTGCGCGAAACGCTGTTCAACTGGCTCGCAAGCCTGGCGGGTGCCGGCGGCGGCGAACTGCCGGGGTGGCACTGCGTCGATGCCTTCGCGGGCACCGGGGCGCTGGGGCTCGAGGCCGCCTCGCGCGGCGCCGCGAGCGTGCTGCTGTGCGAGCAGGACCCGGCACTGGTGGCGCAACTGCAGGCCATGAAGAACAAGCTCTCGGCCGAGGCCGTGCGCATCGAGCGCGGCAACGGCCTGAGCCTGCTCGAGCGGACGCCCGCGGGCAGCATCGATGCGGTCTTCCTCGATCCGCCCTTCGACGACGCCGCGCTCTACGAACCCGCGCTGGGCGCCGCCGCGCGCGCCGCGAAGGCCGAGGGCGTCGTCTACCTCGAAGCGCCGCAGCGCTGGAGCGCCGAGGCGCTCGCGGCGCTCGGCCTTGTTGAATTTCGTTACCTCAAGGCGGGCGCGGTGCATGCGCACCTGCTGCGGCATGCCGCGAACGGGGCTGCATAA
- a CDS encoding amidohydrolase family protein, producing the protein MQKSALVLAALAALASLSSAADAPVELDLLLRGGTIYTGDSDAAVVGDVGILGDRIVFAGPRAPAQFSARRTIEVAGKVVAPGFIDAHTHADADLHSTDPRKRLNIPFLTQGVTTAVIGNDGFGGFDIAAQTQRLRATPVGTNVAMYVGFGPVRASQLGEANRAPTPEQLEAMRRHVSRAMCDGALGLSTGLFYPPQNFSKTEEVVELAKVAARHGGLYDSHIRDEATYNVGLRGAIDEVIRIGREARLPVHVAHIKALGVDVQGQSGEIIRRIEKERAAGLDITADHYPWTASSTRFSAALVPPWAVDGGRQAMLQRFDDAALQQRLRSDMRENLRLRGGPEAILFSAGSTRYVGKTLSDVAKASNADPVDAAIAVLREGDLMIASFNQSDDDVRAFMKRPWVMTSSDSSLGHPRAYGTFARKYDQYVVKERTLSLAQFIRSSTSLTADTLGLERRGHLRPGYYADVVVFDSARFAAKATYTQPTLLSEGVETVLVNGRLAVDGGQPTGVGAGRALLRTPKAGSCT; encoded by the coding sequence ATGCAGAAATCCGCTCTCGTCCTCGCCGCGCTCGCGGCCCTCGCCAGCCTTTCGTCCGCGGCCGATGCGCCGGTCGAGCTCGACCTGCTGCTGCGCGGCGGCACCATCTACACGGGCGATTCGGACGCCGCGGTGGTGGGCGACGTCGGCATCCTCGGCGACCGCATCGTGTTCGCGGGGCCCCGGGCGCCCGCGCAGTTCAGCGCGCGGCGCACCATCGAGGTCGCGGGCAAGGTGGTGGCGCCCGGCTTCATCGACGCCCACACCCATGCCGACGCCGACCTGCACTCGACCGATCCGCGCAAGCGCCTGAACATTCCGTTCCTCACGCAGGGCGTGACCACCGCGGTGATCGGCAACGACGGCTTCGGCGGCTTCGACATCGCCGCGCAGACCCAGCGGCTGCGCGCCACGCCGGTGGGCACCAACGTCGCGATGTACGTGGGCTTCGGCCCCGTGCGGGCGAGCCAGCTCGGCGAGGCCAACCGCGCGCCCACGCCCGAGCAGCTCGAGGCCATGCGCCGCCATGTGAGCCGGGCCATGTGCGACGGCGCGCTCGGCCTCTCGACCGGCCTGTTCTATCCGCCGCAGAACTTCTCGAAGACCGAGGAAGTGGTCGAGCTCGCCAAGGTCGCGGCCCGCCACGGCGGCCTCTACGACAGCCACATCCGCGACGAAGCGACCTACAACGTCGGCCTCAGGGGCGCGATCGATGAAGTGATCCGCATCGGCCGCGAGGCCCGCCTGCCGGTGCACGTCGCGCACATCAAGGCGCTCGGCGTGGACGTGCAGGGACAGAGCGGCGAGATCATCCGCCGCATCGAAAAGGAACGCGCCGCCGGGCTCGACATCACCGCCGACCACTACCCATGGACCGCCTCCAGCACGCGCTTCTCGGCCGCGCTCGTGCCGCCGTGGGCGGTCGACGGCGGCCGGCAGGCGATGCTCCAGCGCTTCGACGACGCGGCCCTGCAGCAGCGGCTTCGCAGCGACATGCGCGAGAACCTGCGCCTGCGCGGCGGTCCCGAGGCGATCCTGTTCTCGGCCGGCAGCACGCGCTACGTCGGCAAGACGCTGTCCGACGTGGCCAAGGCTTCGAACGCCGATCCGGTGGACGCCGCCATCGCGGTGCTGCGCGAGGGCGACCTGATGATCGCCTCCTTCAACCAGAGCGACGACGACGTGCGCGCCTTCATGAAGCGGCCCTGGGTCATGACCTCGTCCGATTCCTCGCTCGGCCATCCGCGCGCCTACGGCACCTTCGCGCGCAAGTACGACCAGTACGTGGTGAAGGAGCGCACGCTTTCGCTCGCGCAGTTCATCCGCAGCAGCACCTCGCTCACCGCCGACACGCTGGGCCTGGAACGGCGCGGCCACCTGCGGCCCGGCTACTACGCCGACGTGGTGGTGTTCGACTCCGCGCGCTTTGCCGCGAAGGCCACCTACACGCAGCCGACGCTGCTGTCCGAGGGCGTGGAGACGGTGCTGGTGAACGGCCGGCTCGCCGTCGACGGCGGCCAGCCCACCGGCGTGGGCGCGGGGCGGGCGCTGCTGCGCACGCCGAAGGCCGGCAGCTGCACCTGA
- a CDS encoding histidine phosphatase family protein — protein sequence MPSSDASASTEFILIRHGETAWNRELRFQGHADVPLNDIGHEQARRLGLRLAGETAQHLVSSDLMRAQQTAAPAALQLALPVVTSVSLREQHFGIVEGMRADEIQAQHPRAWEQWLEFREDHAMPEGESAREFHARIVAALGALAAEHRGRRVVVVTHGGVLDMVWRTARGLSLSGPRQSEIPNAGFNRIRMADPARPDAIEIVEWADTRHLADLPPQPTYDQHRHLAKD from the coding sequence ATGCCCTCATCCGACGCCTCCGCTTCCACGGAATTCATCCTGATCCGCCACGGCGAAACGGCCTGGAACCGCGAGCTGCGCTTCCAGGGCCATGCCGACGTGCCGCTGAACGACATCGGGCACGAGCAGGCGCGCCGCCTCGGCCTGCGGCTCGCGGGCGAGACGGCGCAGCACCTCGTCAGCAGCGACCTGATGCGCGCGCAGCAGACCGCGGCGCCCGCGGCGCTGCAGCTCGCGCTGCCGGTGGTGACCTCGGTGAGCCTGCGCGAGCAGCACTTCGGCATCGTCGAAGGAATGCGCGCCGACGAGATCCAGGCGCAGCATCCGCGCGCCTGGGAGCAGTGGCTCGAATTCCGCGAGGATCATGCGATGCCCGAGGGCGAGTCGGCGCGCGAGTTCCATGCGCGCATCGTCGCGGCGCTGGGCGCGCTCGCGGCCGAACACCGCGGCCGGCGCGTGGTCGTGGTCACGCACGGCGGCGTGCTCGACATGGTGTGGCGCACCGCGCGCGGCCTCAGCCTCAGCGGGCCGCGCCAGAGCGAGATCCCCAATGCGGGCTTCAACCGCATCCGCATGGCCGATCCGGCGCGGCCCGACGCGATCGAGATCGTCGAATGGGCCGACACGCGCCATCTGGCCGACCTGCCGCCGCAGCCGACCTACGACCAGCACCGGCATCTCGCCAAGGACTGA
- a CDS encoding tetratricopeptide repeat protein: protein MPAATASCADSFGNPLTLDDAASLPLVEDFVLGFVTTEARAVNLLALAERDMSPIVQAYCATLHLFAESRDAAARARPFLARARAAAERATPRERRYIDAVEAWADGDLARAIALHEAQARAHPRDLVSVKLGQYHCFNTGDCPGMLRLALAALPAAPEVPQVHGMAAFGYEQCHLLREAEASARRAIAMCRKEPWAHHALAHVMLTEGRLSEGLAFMQGVSDTWTGLNSFMVTHNWWHVALFLIELGRDAEALAVYDREVWGVAKDYSQDQIGAVSLLARLELAGIDVGARWDDVAGYLVQRQTDHVLPFLDLQYLYGLARAGRREADALLRNIEAHATRAPPSTRAAWAQVCVPAARGLLAHARGDFAAAVEGLGSALPRLIEIGGSHAQRDLFEQVYLDALVRCGTRAALTGAQGLLQQQRNAQPESLRLRRQVGAVYARLGLAELVERA, encoded by the coding sequence ATGCCCGCCGCCACCGCCTCCTGCGCCGACAGCTTCGGCAACCCGCTCACGCTCGACGATGCCGCGAGCCTGCCGCTCGTCGAGGATTTCGTCCTGGGCTTCGTCACGACCGAGGCGCGTGCCGTGAACCTGCTCGCGCTGGCCGAGCGCGACATGAGCCCGATCGTGCAGGCCTACTGCGCCACGCTGCATCTGTTCGCCGAATCGCGCGACGCCGCGGCCCGCGCGCGCCCCTTCCTCGCACGCGCGCGCGCCGCCGCGGAACGCGCCACGCCGCGCGAGCGGCGCTACATCGACGCGGTCGAGGCCTGGGCGGACGGCGACCTCGCCCGCGCCATCGCGCTGCACGAGGCGCAGGCCCGCGCGCATCCGCGCGACCTGGTGTCCGTCAAGCTCGGGCAGTACCACTGCTTCAACACCGGCGACTGCCCCGGCATGCTGCGGCTCGCGCTCGCCGCCCTGCCGGCCGCGCCCGAGGTGCCGCAGGTGCACGGCATGGCCGCCTTCGGCTACGAGCAATGCCATCTGCTGCGCGAGGCCGAAGCCAGCGCGCGCCGGGCGATCGCGATGTGCCGCAAGGAGCCCTGGGCCCACCATGCGCTCGCGCACGTGATGCTCACCGAAGGCCGGCTCTCGGAAGGGCTCGCCTTCATGCAGGGCGTGAGCGACACCTGGACCGGGCTCAACTCGTTCATGGTCACGCACAACTGGTGGCATGTGGCGCTGTTCCTGATCGAACTCGGCCGCGATGCGGAGGCGCTCGCGGTGTACGACCGCGAAGTGTGGGGCGTGGCCAAGGACTATTCGCAGGACCAGATCGGCGCCGTCTCGCTGCTCGCGCGCCTGGAGCTCGCGGGCATCGACGTGGGCGCGCGCTGGGACGACGTGGCCGGCTACCTGGTGCAGCGCCAAACCGATCACGTGCTGCCCTTCCTCGACCTGCAGTACCTCTACGGCCTCGCGCGCGCCGGCCGGCGCGAAGCCGATGCGCTGCTGCGGAACATCGAGGCGCACGCGACCCGTGCGCCGCCCTCCACGCGCGCAGCCTGGGCGCAGGTCTGCGTGCCGGCCGCGCGCGGGCTGCTGGCCCATGCGCGCGGCGATTTCGCGGCGGCGGTCGAGGGACTCGGCAGCGCGCTGCCGCGCCTGATCGAGATCGGCGGCAGCCACGCGCAGCGCGACCTGTTCGAGCAGGTGTACCTCGATGCGCTCGTGCGTTGCGGCACCCGCGCCGCGCTCACGGGCGCGCAGGGCCTGCTGCAGCAGCAGCGCAATGCCCAGCCCGAATCGCTGCGCCTGCGCCGCCAGGTTGGCGCCGTGTACGCGCGGCTGGGACTCGCGGAGCTGGTCGAGCGCGCCTGA
- a CDS encoding alpha/beta fold hydrolase produces MPHLVLLPGLACDERLWEAQLPVLPPALEARVSDAHMRHDTIEAMAAAVLRDNDGMLVLCGASMGGMVAMEAARQAPDRIAGLALLGTNARPETPEMAELRESAIALFARGELRDVIEPNTVFAFHPAQAADDALVQRYLEIVLDAGAQQLIHQNRAVMRRPDARQHLPSLRMPVLLMCGDTDRLTPPDCTREMAALMPHAQVVWVPQCGHMLTMEKPALVNAALSAWLAQWS; encoded by the coding sequence ATGCCCCACCTGGTCCTGCTGCCTGGCCTCGCCTGCGACGAGCGCCTCTGGGAAGCGCAGCTTCCCGTTCTGCCGCCTGCGCTCGAAGCCCGCGTGAGCGACGCCCACATGCGCCACGACACCATCGAGGCGATGGCCGCGGCCGTGCTGCGCGACAACGACGGCATGCTCGTGCTCTGCGGCGCCTCGATGGGCGGCATGGTCGCGATGGAGGCCGCGCGGCAGGCGCCCGACCGCATCGCCGGCCTTGCGCTGCTCGGCACCAATGCCCGGCCCGAGACACCCGAGATGGCCGAGCTGCGCGAGAGCGCGATCGCCCTTTTCGCGCGCGGTGAGCTGCGCGACGTGATCGAGCCCAACACCGTGTTCGCGTTCCATCCGGCGCAGGCGGCCGACGATGCCCTGGTGCAGCGCTACCTCGAGATCGTGCTCGACGCGGGCGCGCAGCAGCTCATCCACCAGAACCGCGCGGTGATGCGCCGACCGGACGCACGCCAGCATCTGCCGTCGCTGCGCATGCCGGTGCTGCTGATGTGCGGCGACACCGACCGCCTCACGCCGCCCGACTGCACGCGCGAGATGGCGGCGCTGATGCCGCATGCGCAGGTGGTGTGGGTGCCGCAGTGCGGCCACATGCTGACGATGGAGAAGCCCGCGCTCGTGAACGCGGCGCTCTCCGCCTGGCTGGCTCAGTGGAGCTGA
- a CDS encoding LysE family transporter: MSLVLIVAIGAQNAYVLRQGLRREHVSAVVLFCAASDAVLIGAGVAGMAQALKGRPEFAAVLAGLGALFLGGYGLRALWRSRKAGALRTAAQGASLSRAAVLAQAAGFTLLNPHVYLDTVLLVGGTGAQYAGSLKAWFVAGSALASALWFSALGFGARWLAPVFARPRAWQLLDLLIGGTMLVLAAALARRALLGV, from the coding sequence ATGAGCCTGGTGCTCATCGTCGCCATCGGCGCGCAGAACGCCTACGTGCTGCGCCAGGGCCTGCGGCGCGAGCACGTGAGTGCGGTGGTGCTGTTCTGCGCGGCGAGCGACGCGGTGCTGATCGGCGCCGGGGTGGCCGGCATGGCGCAGGCGCTGAAGGGCCGGCCGGAGTTCGCCGCCGTGCTCGCGGGGCTCGGCGCGCTGTTCCTCGGCGGCTACGGGTTGCGTGCGCTCTGGCGTTCGCGCAAGGCCGGGGCGCTGCGCACCGCGGCGCAGGGCGCATCGCTCTCGCGCGCGGCGGTGCTCGCGCAGGCGGCGGGCTTCACCTTGCTGAATCCCCACGTCTACCTCGACACGGTCCTGCTCGTGGGCGGCACCGGCGCGCAGTACGCGGGTTCGCTCAAGGCCTGGTTCGTCGCCGGCTCGGCGCTCGCGAGCGCGCTGTGGTTCTCGGCCCTGGGTTTCGGCGCGCGCTGGCTCGCGCCGGTGTTCGCGCGGCCGCGGGCCTGGCAACTGCTCGACCTGCTGATCGGCGGCACGATGCTGGTGCTCGCGGCGGCGCTCGCGCGCCGGGCGCTGCTCGGCGTCTAG
- the pxpA gene encoding 5-oxoprolinase subunit PxpA, which yields MQIDLNADLGEGAGSDEALLGLVSSANIACGWHAGDAKTMQQCVRWALARGVAIGAHPSFPDRENFGRSTMHLPSDEIVANVLYQVGALAAIVKAEGGRLSHVKAHGQLYNQAVKEPELAAALCEAVRRFDPSLKFFGLAGSGMIDAARRAGLTPVEEVFADRGYMPDGSLVPRSQPGALIEDEAQSLAQTLSLVRDRKVTAIDGSSVPVNAQTVCLHGDGAHALAFARRIRERLEQEGIAVRALA from the coding sequence ATGCAAATCGACCTCAATGCCGACCTCGGCGAAGGCGCGGGCAGCGACGAAGCGCTGCTCGGCCTCGTGAGCTCGGCCAACATCGCCTGCGGCTGGCATGCGGGCGATGCCAAGACCATGCAGCAATGCGTGCGCTGGGCGCTGGCGCGCGGCGTGGCGATCGGCGCCCATCCGAGCTTTCCCGACCGCGAGAACTTCGGTCGCAGCACCATGCACCTGCCGTCTGACGAGATCGTGGCCAACGTGCTCTACCAGGTCGGCGCGCTGGCGGCGATCGTCAAGGCCGAGGGCGGCAGGCTTTCGCATGTGAAGGCGCACGGCCAGCTCTACAACCAGGCGGTGAAGGAGCCCGAACTCGCCGCGGCGCTGTGCGAAGCGGTGCGGCGCTTCGATCCTTCGCTGAAGTTCTTCGGTCTCGCGGGCAGCGGCATGATCGACGCCGCACGGCGCGCCGGCCTCACGCCGGTCGAAGAAGTGTTCGCCGACCGCGGCTACATGCCCGACGGCAGCCTGGTGCCGCGCAGCCAGCCCGGCGCGCTGATCGAGGACGAAGCGCAGTCGCTCGCGCAGACGCTCTCGCTCGTGCGCGACCGCAAGGTCACCGCCATCGACGGCAGCAGCGTGCCGGTCAACGCCCAGACCGTGTGCCTGCACGGCGACGGCGCGCATGCGCTCGCCTTCGCGCGCCGCATCCGCGAGCGGCTCGAGCAGGAAGGCATCGCGGTCCGCGCGCTGGCCTGA
- the pcp gene encoding pyroglutamyl-peptidase I, with amino-acid sequence MARRPSVLLTGFDPFDREALNPSWEAVHALDGWQCGGATVHARRMPCVFGDAIEALGRAMDALQPRLVLCVGQAGGRAEITPERVAINIDDGRIADNAGRQPIDRPVVPGGPAAYFSTLPIKAIVRDLRAAGIPASVSNTAGTFVCNHIFYGLMHRIATHPAPGLRGGFIHIPYLPEQAARFPGAPSMALATMTEALRVAVATALAVEKDVAETGGQLH; translated from the coding sequence GTGGCACGGCGCCCCTCGGTCCTGCTGACCGGCTTCGATCCCTTCGACCGCGAAGCGCTCAACCCTTCATGGGAAGCGGTGCATGCGCTCGACGGCTGGCAGTGCGGTGGTGCCACCGTGCATGCGCGCCGGATGCCCTGCGTGTTCGGCGATGCGATCGAGGCGCTGGGCCGCGCGATGGACGCGCTGCAGCCGCGGCTCGTGCTGTGCGTGGGCCAGGCCGGCGGCCGCGCGGAGATCACGCCCGAGCGCGTGGCGATCAACATCGACGACGGCCGCATTGCCGACAACGCGGGCCGGCAGCCGATCGACCGGCCCGTGGTGCCCGGCGGTCCGGCGGCGTACTTCTCGACCCTGCCGATCAAGGCCATCGTGCGTGACCTGCGCGCCGCGGGCATTCCGGCGTCGGTGTCGAACACCGCCGGCACCTTCGTCTGCAACCACATCTTCTACGGCCTGATGCACCGCATCGCCACGCACCCGGCGCCGGGCTTGCGCGGCGGCTTCATCCACATTCCCTACCTGCCCGAGCAGGCGGCGCGCTTCCCCGGCGCACCGAGCATGGCGCTCGCCACCATGACCGAGGCGCTGCGCGTGGCGGTGGCGACCGCGCTCGCCGTCGAGAAGGACGTGGCCGAGACCGGCGGTCAGCTCCACTGA
- the coaD gene encoding pantetheine-phosphate adenylyltransferase: protein MASNVIAVYPGTFDPITLGHEDVVRRATQLFSRVIVAVAAGHHKKALFSLQERIDMAREAVKPYGGSVTVESFSGLLRDFVVARGGKAMVRGLRAVTDFDYEFQLAGMNRSLMPDVETVFLTPSDKYQFISSTFVREIAMLGGEVHKFVSTDVEKQLAAKVRSIGE from the coding sequence ATGGCCAGCAACGTGATCGCGGTTTATCCCGGCACCTTCGACCCCATCACCCTCGGCCACGAGGACGTGGTGCGGCGCGCGACGCAGCTGTTTTCCAGGGTCATCGTCGCGGTCGCGGCGGGCCATCACAAGAAGGCGCTGTTCTCGCTGCAGGAACGCATCGACATGGCGCGCGAGGCGGTGAAGCCCTACGGCGGGAGCGTCACGGTCGAGAGCTTCTCGGGCCTGCTGCGCGACTTCGTGGTGGCGCGCGGCGGCAAGGCCATGGTGCGCGGCCTGCGCGCGGTGACCGACTTCGACTACGAATTCCAGCTCGCCGGCATGAACCGTTCGCTGATGCCCGACGTCGAGACCGTGTTCCTGACGCCCAGCGACAAATACCAGTTCATCTCGAGCACCTTCGTGCGCGAGATCGCCATGCTCGGCGGCGAAGTCCACAAGTTCGTCTCCACCGACGTGGAGAAGCAGCTCGCGGCCAAGGTTCGCAGCATTGGTGAATAG